One stretch of Chryseobacterium sp. LJ668 DNA includes these proteins:
- a CDS encoding cation-translocating P-type ATPase, producing the protein MSTDNFNIQGLADSEVIQAREKYGKNQLNYKQENTFTDTLIRIAKDPMLILLLVAASIYFISGNAGDGIFLTVAIIFQMSISLYQDSRSKNALEKLKHLSQPNCKVIRNSKIVEIKSEDVVVGDYVMVEEGTLITADGTIIQSNDFSVNESILTGESLSLFKDKSKEDHLIYSGTTVASGLAVAIITAIGNETKLGKIGSSLEGISEEKTPLERQIANFVKKMAITGAAVFVIVWAINYWNTQDILQSLLQSLTLAMSILPEEIPVAFTTFMALGAWRLMKLGILVKQMKTVETLGSATVICTDKTGTLTENKMSVAKLFLLSSNKIFQLQDLLSDDEKQLIVDAMWASEPSPFDPMEIALHQAYKESVTEDERPDYQLVHEYPLGGKPPMMTHIFENSLGNRIIAAKGAPEALMAVSYLNPFETEQIDEAIKLLAKQGFRVLGVGVSEFSGNSYPEKQQNFLFQFKGIIAFYDPPKKNIQKVIEDFYEAGIAVKIITGDNSATTEAIAKQIGFKGYEKSITGDELMKLDDEVLQTTVMTNTIFTRMFPEAKLKIINALKSNRQIVAMVGDGVNDGPALKAAHIGIAMGEKGTEIAKQAASLILLKDDLSKMVDAVAMGRKIYTNIKKAIQFIISIHIPIILTVFIPLALGWIYPNIFSPIHIIFLELIMGPTCSIVYENEPIEKNAMTLKPRSFKTTFFSWNELSTSVVQGLVITFGILFIYQFSVYQGFNEPITRTMVFLTLVTSNLCLTFENRSFYYSIIATLKYKNNLFPIIAGITIFLMVLILYFTPITDFFSLEHLNFQQVLIAGGAGSVSVLWYELVKVWKRKLKKL; encoded by the coding sequence ATGTCAACAGATAATTTCAACATACAGGGTTTAGCTGACAGTGAAGTAATTCAGGCAAGGGAAAAGTATGGCAAAAATCAACTCAATTATAAACAAGAAAACACGTTTACTGATACTTTAATACGCATTGCAAAAGATCCAATGCTTATTTTACTGCTGGTAGCAGCCTCTATTTATTTTATAAGTGGCAATGCAGGTGATGGTATTTTCCTGACGGTTGCGATCATCTTCCAAATGTCCATTTCTTTGTATCAGGATTCCAGAAGCAAAAATGCTCTGGAGAAATTGAAACATCTTTCCCAGCCGAATTGCAAAGTGATCCGCAATAGTAAAATTGTAGAAATTAAAAGTGAAGATGTAGTGGTTGGCGATTATGTGATGGTAGAGGAAGGCACACTCATCACGGCAGATGGAACTATTATTCAATCTAATGATTTTTCTGTTAATGAATCCATATTGACAGGTGAGTCTCTTTCTCTTTTTAAAGATAAATCCAAAGAAGACCATCTCATTTATAGTGGGACAACCGTTGCAAGCGGTTTGGCGGTAGCTATCATTACCGCGATTGGCAACGAGACCAAATTAGGGAAAATCGGAAGCAGTCTGGAGGGCATTTCCGAAGAAAAAACCCCATTGGAAAGACAGATTGCGAATTTTGTAAAAAAAATGGCAATCACCGGAGCCGCAGTTTTTGTAATCGTTTGGGCAATTAATTATTGGAATACACAGGACATACTACAAAGCTTGTTACAGTCGCTTACCTTAGCGATGAGTATTTTGCCTGAAGAAATTCCCGTGGCATTTACCACATTTATGGCATTAGGGGCTTGGCGGTTAATGAAATTGGGAATTTTGGTAAAACAGATGAAAACAGTTGAAACACTGGGAAGCGCTACGGTGATCTGCACAGATAAAACCGGAACACTGACTGAAAATAAAATGAGTGTCGCAAAACTATTCCTACTCTCATCTAACAAAATATTTCAGCTCCAAGACCTCCTGTCCGATGATGAAAAGCAGCTCATTGTGGACGCTATGTGGGCAAGCGAACCCAGTCCTTTTGATCCGATGGAGATAGCTTTGCATCAAGCCTACAAAGAGTCAGTAACAGAAGATGAACGTCCGGATTACCAGCTTGTCCACGAATATCCTTTAGGTGGTAAACCACCGATGATGACCCATATTTTTGAAAACTCGTTAGGTAATAGAATTATTGCCGCCAAAGGTGCTCCCGAAGCATTGATGGCGGTATCTTATCTTAACCCATTTGAGACGGAGCAGATTGATGAAGCTATAAAACTTTTGGCAAAACAAGGATTTCGGGTGTTGGGTGTAGGTGTTTCAGAATTTAGTGGTAATTCATATCCGGAAAAACAGCAAAACTTTTTATTTCAATTTAAAGGAATTATTGCATTTTATGATCCACCTAAAAAGAATATTCAAAAGGTAATAGAAGATTTTTATGAGGCGGGGATTGCCGTAAAAATCATCACGGGGGATAATTCTGCCACAACTGAAGCTATCGCAAAACAAATTGGATTCAAGGGATATGAGAAAAGTATTACTGGCGACGAATTAATGAAATTAGATGATGAGGTACTACAAACCACTGTAATGACAAATACCATTTTTACACGGATGTTTCCGGAAGCCAAACTTAAAATCATTAATGCCTTAAAATCTAACCGCCAAATTGTAGCGATGGTAGGTGATGGCGTAAACGATGGTCCGGCTTTGAAAGCAGCCCATATCGGAATAGCGATGGGTGAAAAGGGAACTGAAATCGCTAAACAGGCTGCTTCACTGATTTTATTGAAAGATGATTTATCTAAAATGGTGGATGCTGTAGCAATGGGCAGAAAAATTTATACAAATATCAAGAAAGCCATTCAGTTTATCATTTCTATTCATATTCCGATCATTCTGACTGTATTTATTCCACTGGCATTGGGGTGGATATATCCTAATATTTTCTCCCCGATTCATATCATATTTTTAGAGCTTATTATGGGTCCGACCTGTTCTATAGTTTATGAAAATGAACCAATCGAGAAGAATGCAATGACTCTCAAACCAAGATCTTTTAAAACTACTTTTTTCAGCTGGAACGAGCTTTCGACAAGTGTTGTCCAAGGTTTGGTAATCACTTTTGGGATATTGTTCATCTATCAGTTTTCAGTTTACCAAGGATTTAATGAACCAATCACAAGAACAATGGTGTTCCTTACTTTAGTGACTTCAAATCTATGTTTAACCTTCGAAAACCGTTCGTTTTATTATTCTATCATTGCTACATTAAAATATAAAAACAATTTGTTTCCCATTATAGCAGGAATTACAATCTTTTTAATGGTTTTGATTTTATACTTCACGCCAATAACAGATTTTTTCTCGCTCGAACATTTGAATTTTCAGCAAGTTTTAATTGCAGGTGGAGCAGGAAGTGTTTCCGTCTTATGGTATGAGTTAGTTAAAGTATGGAAGCGAAAATTGAAAAAATTATAA
- a CDS encoding DUF6544 family protein: MTIIILLIIIGTLLLVLLLGKVIMRLKFQKQVAVLYVNTKNVSDQIYHSNLLKGLPEPVLRYFKLVLKDGQPYISVIRLEHNGQFKSDLKKGYINITGEQYFSVDKPQFIWKGETTMFTAIDSYLADQGSLKVLLLNILIVVNSKGRTLNEGELQRWMAESVWFPTNLLPSEKVKWIAIDENSAKISFHYKETSFEFMVTFNAIGEITTMQTERFMTNEKRETWFCKMSNYKEVDGMQIPFSAEVVWRLSAGDFSYAKFEVQKIEYNKYDSEN, encoded by the coding sequence ATGACCATAATAATTTTATTGATAATTATTGGAACCTTATTACTTGTCTTGTTACTTGGAAAAGTAATAATGCGATTGAAATTCCAAAAACAAGTTGCAGTCTTATATGTGAATACGAAAAATGTTTCTGATCAAATTTATCACAGCAACCTATTAAAAGGTCTACCCGAACCCGTACTGCGTTATTTTAAATTAGTTTTAAAAGATGGACAACCTTATATAAGTGTAATACGGTTGGAGCATAATGGACAATTTAAGAGTGATCTAAAAAAGGGATATATTAACATTACGGGCGAACAATATTTTTCTGTTGACAAACCACAATTTATCTGGAAAGGTGAAACAACGATGTTCACTGCTATCGATAGTTACCTTGCCGATCAAGGGAGCTTAAAAGTATTATTATTGAATATCTTAATAGTAGTGAATAGTAAGGGAAGGACGTTGAATGAGGGTGAGTTGCAACGTTGGATGGCAGAGAGTGTTTGGTTTCCTACAAACCTGCTGCCTTCAGAAAAGGTAAAATGGATAGCGATAGATGAAAATTCAGCAAAAATATCATTCCACTATAAAGAAACTTCATTTGAATTTATGGTCACCTTTAATGCGATCGGAGAAATTACGACGATGCAAACAGAACGTTTTATGACGAACGAAAAACGAGAAACCTGGTTCTGCAAAATGTCAAATTATAAGGAGGTTGATGGGATGCAAATTCCTTTTTCTGCGGAAGTCGTATGGAGATTATCTGCAGGAGATTTCAGTTATGCGAAATTTGAAGTTCAAAAGATAGAATACAATAAATACGATTCCGAAAATTAG
- a CDS encoding universal stress protein, translated as MKKILVTTDFSEHSKAGLIFAMQLANQNNYHLTFLNVHHPLTPSAWDAVRMDDYEDEQKDMIRTKLLHFVEDVYKSSKIQTVPIEYVVEISVLPNACIIEYAKEHSFDYICISTRGAGKLEKIIGTIAANLINHSATPVIVVPYDYKISDIKSILYASDLDDYTNEILEVVVFAKALNASIELLHFTSKSEENKHREEIEVKIEKLTDYPIHIHIINKDPGVHLVDAIELAVENMQFSPSVLIMFTGRTKNWFERIFYSSNSAQYAFQTKVPLLVFNKS; from the coding sequence ATGAAAAAAATTCTTGTTACTACAGATTTTTCAGAACATTCAAAAGCAGGATTGATCTTCGCTATGCAATTAGCCAATCAAAATAATTACCATCTTACTTTTCTTAATGTCCACCATCCACTAACACCATCCGCTTGGGATGCTGTGAGAATGGATGATTACGAAGACGAACAAAAAGATATGATCCGTACCAAACTTCTGCACTTTGTTGAAGACGTATATAAGAGCTCAAAAATACAGACTGTACCAATTGAATATGTTGTAGAAATCTCTGTTTTGCCAAATGCCTGTATTATCGAATATGCTAAAGAACATTCTTTTGACTATATCTGCATCAGCACAAGAGGTGCTGGTAAGTTAGAAAAAATTATAGGAACAATTGCAGCAAACCTTATTAACCATTCTGCGACACCCGTAATTGTTGTTCCTTATGATTATAAGATTAGTGATATCAAAAGTATCCTTTACGCATCAGATCTTGATGATTATACCAATGAAATATTGGAAGTTGTAGTTTTTGCTAAAGCTTTGAATGCTTCGATAGAATTATTACACTTCACATCAAAATCAGAGGAAAATAAACATCGTGAAGAGATAGAAGTCAAAATAGAAAAATTAACAGATTACCCCATCCATATACATATTATTAATAAAGATCCAGGTGTTCATCTTGTAGATGCCATCGAGTTGGCTGTTGAGAATATGCAATTTTCTCCATCTGTTTTAATAATGTTTACGGGGCGAACAAAAAATTGGTTTGAAAGAATATTTTATTCCAGCAACTCTGCGCAGTATGCATTTCAGACAAAAGTGCCATTGTTGGTTTTTAATAAATCATAG
- a CDS encoding cupin domain-containing protein, whose protein sequence is MEQNEIEKSKTFISVEIIEYIPNSVVSKTILKKSTGNISVMSFDSGEGLTEKTSPFDTFAQIIEGKAEILIDGKSFMLETGESIIIPAHKPNVVKANERFKMILTIIKSGYE, encoded by the coding sequence ATGGAACAAAACGAAATCGAAAAATCAAAAACCTTCATTAGTGTGGAGATTATAGAGTATATACCGAACTCTGTAGTCAGTAAAACTATTTTGAAGAAATCAACAGGAAACATCAGCGTCATGTCTTTCGACAGCGGTGAGGGTTTAACTGAAAAAACATCACCCTTTGATACTTTTGCACAAATTATAGAAGGAAAAGCCGAGATTCTTATTGATGGAAAATCCTTCATGTTGGAGACTGGGGAATCTATCATTATTCCTGCTCATAAACCCAATGTAGTGAAAGCTAATGAACGGTTTAAAATGATATTAACTATCATAAAAAGCGGTTACGAATAA
- a CDS encoding YcxB family protein — MKLKVKVTIRQYLKILFSLAYSKPIMIFLVCFALLLVLWIAFYYSHLLNIPEPVIYQYITLLLIIVIQPTVIFTTIVRNYYSSNHLRETLDMDLTHDKIKIRGESFYMEILWSKIYKVVEKKNWFLIYQNNLSAILIPKKELSPEQIRQIQEILGSVKTTHE; from the coding sequence ATGAAGTTAAAAGTAAAAGTAACCATCCGACAATATTTAAAAATATTATTTAGCTTAGCATATTCAAAGCCAATAATGATATTTCTTGTCTGTTTTGCTTTATTACTCGTGCTTTGGATTGCGTTTTACTATTCACATCTTTTAAATATTCCAGAACCTGTAATTTATCAGTATATCACTTTGCTTTTAATTATTGTGATCCAGCCAACCGTTATATTTACTACAATTGTAAGAAATTATTACTCTAGCAATCATTTAAGGGAAACGTTGGATATGGATTTAACGCATGACAAGATAAAAATCAGAGGCGAATCTTTCTATATGGAAATTCTCTGGTCAAAAATCTATAAGGTAGTTGAAAAGAAAAATTGGTTTCTAATTTATCAAAACAATTTATCTGCGATTTTGATTCCTAAAAAAGAGCTGTCACCAGAGCAAATAAGGCAAATTCAAGAGATTTTAGGATCGGTAAAAACTACTCATGAGTAA
- a CDS encoding NmrA family NAD(P)-binding protein, producing the protein MNIITGGTGKVGSAVAQSLLKRGEKVKIISRSSKDELKWKKKGADWATTNIQDTKFIHEVFKSGEKVFVLNPPANPQLDTDIEESKTVALLLESLKDSGIKKIVAESTMGAREGKNIGDLGILYNLEKGIENLGIPYSIIRPAYYMSNWTTDLGNVKKTSELISFFPADLRMPMIAYQDIGELAAYLMIKKNTAKITSIEGPELYSPQNVADTLSEALKQDIKLKVIEEKDWFNTYISIGFSKEAAESYTNMTSISLREFQKNILQKVNLQKGKTTLKEFIEQQIKSLD; encoded by the coding sequence ATGAATATAATTACGGGAGGAACGGGAAAAGTAGGTTCTGCAGTAGCACAATCTTTATTAAAAAGGGGTGAAAAGGTGAAGATCATTTCAAGATCTTCAAAAGATGAGCTAAAATGGAAGAAAAAAGGTGCAGACTGGGCTACTACCAATATACAGGACACTAAATTTATCCATGAAGTATTTAAATCAGGAGAAAAAGTATTTGTTCTAAATCCACCGGCTAATCCGCAGTTAGACACAGATATTGAAGAGTCAAAAACTGTTGCATTATTGCTAGAATCACTGAAAGATTCTGGTATTAAAAAAATTGTTGCTGAGTCAACAATGGGAGCAAGAGAGGGAAAAAATATTGGAGATCTCGGTATTTTATATAATCTGGAGAAGGGAATTGAAAATTTAGGAATTCCGTACAGCATTATCAGACCTGCATATTATATGAGCAACTGGACAACTGATTTGGGAAATGTAAAAAAGACTTCTGAACTGATATCATTTTTTCCGGCTGATCTCAGAATGCCAATGATAGCCTATCAAGATATTGGTGAGTTAGCTGCATATCTGATGATTAAAAAAAATACTGCCAAAATAACATCGATTGAAGGTCCTGAATTATATTCGCCCCAAAACGTTGCCGACACATTGAGCGAGGCTTTAAAACAAGATATTAAATTAAAAGTTATTGAAGAAAAAGACTGGTTTAATACTTATATTTCAATAGGTTTCTCCAAAGAAGCTGCTGAATCCTATACTAATATGACAAGTATAAGTCTGCGTGAATTCCAAAAAAACATTTTACAAAAGGTAAATCTACAAAAAGGAAAAACTACTCTAAAAGAGTTTATTGAACAACAAATAAAGTCTCTTGATTAA
- a CDS encoding alpha-amylase family glycosyl hydrolase, translating to MDQSTDNRYLPKQYVKITTPDWVKNATLYELNIRQFSEEGSFRAVERHLPRLKKMGIDIIWLMPVQPIGELHRKGSLGSYYSVKDYLKINPEFGTEEDFRSLVKAIHDQGMYVILDWVANHTSWDNELVTLHPDWYMKSRKGTFQSTRWRDYDDIIELDYRHPDLRKYMTDTMKFWINEYQIDGYRCDIASFVPLDFWENVREELDRIKSVFMLAEAEDKELHRKAFDSTYNWTLWNILHQIAINNVSVKTLTEAYIAEHVSIFPKAGIRMNFIDNHDKNSWEGNQYSNFGEALKAVTVFTFLMDGIPLVYSGQEAGLDRSLAFFDKDPIEWKSHENEELYTTLFELKHKNQALWNGNFGGEMIRIMNDRMDQVISFVREKNGDKVLAFINLSKESFIVQFDTSFDTGIYTNLFTVEKKIVSGTLIMTMEPWEYIVLHNSKEI from the coding sequence ATGGATCAATCAACTGACAACCGATATTTGCCCAAGCAATATGTAAAAATCACTACGCCGGATTGGGTTAAGAATGCCACACTTTATGAGCTCAATATCCGCCAATTTTCGGAGGAAGGTTCCTTCAGAGCTGTAGAAAGACATCTGCCGCGACTCAAGAAAATGGGCATCGATATCATTTGGCTGATGCCGGTTCAGCCTATCGGGGAATTGCACAGAAAAGGAAGTCTGGGGAGTTACTATTCTGTAAAAGATTATTTAAAAATCAATCCCGAGTTCGGTACAGAAGAAGATTTCAGAAGTTTGGTCAAAGCCATCCACGATCAGGGAATGTATGTAATTCTGGATTGGGTTGCCAACCATACAAGCTGGGACAATGAGTTGGTAACGCTGCATCCCGACTGGTATATGAAATCCAGAAAAGGTACTTTCCAGTCTACACGATGGCGAGATTATGATGACATTATAGAACTGGATTACAGACATCCTGATCTTCGGAAATATATGACTGATACTATGAAGTTCTGGATCAATGAATATCAGATTGACGGGTATCGTTGCGACATTGCGAGTTTTGTACCGCTCGATTTCTGGGAAAACGTGAGAGAAGAACTTGACCGTATAAAAAGCGTCTTTATGCTGGCAGAAGCTGAAGACAAAGAGCTTCACCGCAAAGCTTTTGATTCTACCTACAACTGGACACTCTGGAATATACTCCACCAGATTGCAATAAATAACGTGAGTGTAAAAACTCTGACAGAGGCTTATATAGCAGAACACGTCTCCATTTTTCCAAAAGCCGGCATCCGGATGAATTTCATTGATAATCACGACAAGAATTCATGGGAAGGAAACCAATATAGTAATTTTGGAGAGGCACTAAAAGCTGTAACGGTTTTTACCTTTTTGATGGACGGAATTCCGCTTGTTTACAGCGGACAGGAAGCGGGACTAGACCGTTCATTAGCATTTTTTGATAAAGATCCGATTGAATGGAAATCCCACGAGAACGAAGAACTCTACACAACACTTTTTGAATTAAAACATAAAAACCAGGCGCTCTGGAATGGTAATTTTGGCGGCGAAATGATAAGAATAATGAATGACAGAATGGATCAGGTGATCTCATTTGTAAGGGAAAAGAATGGTGATAAAGTACTGGCGTTTATTAATCTTAGTAAAGAATCTTTCATTGTTCAGTTTGATACGTCGTTTGATACTGGAATTTACACCAATCTCTTTACAGTTGAGAAAAAAATAGTTTCAGGAACTTTGATCATGACGATGGAACCTTGGGAATATATAGTTTTGCACAATTCCAAAGAAATTTGA
- a CDS encoding cupin domain-containing protein: protein MNNNDLDESFGTLSQTINELAKLGYTHDFNNKDDCEICHNENLMLSPIDFKIDKVYRFEGNSDPDYQSILYVISSTKFNVKGILVNGYGISADDGISKIIEKLSANPSNDLIENKMNDSTSKRPEGERILDASMVEINVNDLLKQIKDEKTWAESDRNSMTVFKSDTMRILIIGLHQNAELKPHTAAGIISVQVLEGQIEFYTELQNTILEKGQMIALHENITHSVKALKDSFFLLTISMTKKVG, encoded by the coding sequence ATGAATAATAATGATTTAGATGAGAGTTTTGGGACCTTGTCCCAAACGATCAATGAATTAGCAAAATTAGGCTACACGCACGATTTTAACAATAAAGACGATTGTGAAATTTGTCACAACGAAAATTTAATGCTTTCTCCTATAGATTTTAAGATAGATAAAGTTTACAGGTTTGAGGGAAATTCCGATCCGGATTACCAGTCAATACTCTATGTAATTTCATCTACGAAATTTAATGTTAAAGGAATTTTAGTAAATGGTTATGGAATTTCGGCAGATGATGGAATTTCAAAAATTATAGAAAAATTATCCGCAAATCCAAGCAATGATCTGATCGAAAATAAAATGAATGACAGTACCTCAAAACGTCCAGAGGGTGAACGTATTTTAGATGCTTCAATGGTTGAGATAAATGTAAATGATCTCCTCAAACAAATTAAAGATGAGAAGACATGGGCGGAAAGTGATCGAAATTCGATGACGGTCTTCAAATCTGACACGATGCGAATTTTAATCATTGGATTACATCAAAATGCCGAATTAAAACCGCACACAGCAGCTGGCATTATTAGTGTTCAGGTTTTAGAAGGGCAGATAGAGTTTTATACAGAACTTCAAAATACTATACTTGAAAAAGGCCAAATGATTGCGTTGCATGAAAACATTACCCACAGTGTAAAAGCATTAAAAGATAGTTTTTTTTTACTAACAATTTCAATGACTAAAAAAGTCGGTTAA
- a CDS encoding Acg family FMN-binding oxidoreductase, whose product MDRRKFIKYTSGTIVIAGITYYLTSDTFNFERADLDEIEKTKIPMQSDEMEILILASLAPSGHNTQPWFVKYHEPFHWTICNDKMRWLDGVDPMQRETILSIGAFLQNLEYAANNLGYSCEFNLLATTNQDEEIINVKLSKALNIQKFEIEKIRHRRTLRSHYLDKTISREDLDYVSEDETDFIRYYPNTSKEHLYLNEQTIEANRLQSYRDAAQTELANWIRFSNEDVEKYQDGLTPASMEIMGISGWIVRNFYDTQSVMKKDFREKSIAQVIEQVSQSAGWLVITSRDNSVLSLLDAGRRLQRIWLKVRDRNIAIHPMTQILEEEKTKTAVDNGIGIKENIQFLLRVGYVENYPEPVTLRRHINLFVNN is encoded by the coding sequence ATGGATAGAAGAAAATTTATAAAATACACATCCGGAACCATTGTTATTGCTGGGATTACCTATTATTTGACGAGTGATACATTTAATTTTGAAAGAGCCGATTTGGATGAAATTGAAAAAACTAAAATCCCAATGCAAAGTGATGAAATGGAAATTTTAATCCTGGCATCACTTGCACCTAGTGGACATAACACACAACCATGGTTTGTCAAATATCACGAACCTTTCCATTGGACTATTTGTAATGACAAGATGAGATGGCTTGATGGGGTTGATCCTATGCAGAGGGAAACAATTTTATCAATCGGGGCATTTCTCCAAAATTTGGAATATGCAGCCAATAATCTGGGGTATAGTTGCGAATTCAATTTACTAGCGACAACTAATCAGGATGAAGAAATTATAAATGTCAAATTATCTAAGGCATTAAATATTCAAAAGTTTGAGATTGAAAAAATTAGACATCGAAGGACTTTGCGATCTCATTATTTAGATAAAACGATTAGTAGGGAGGATTTGGATTATGTATCGGAGGATGAGACAGATTTTATAAGATACTATCCCAATACATCAAAAGAGCATTTGTATTTGAATGAGCAAACCATCGAAGCTAATAGATTACAATCCTATCGTGATGCTGCCCAAACTGAATTGGCCAACTGGATTCGATTCTCTAATGAAGATGTGGAAAAATACCAGGATGGTCTTACTCCTGCAAGTATGGAAATTATGGGGATTTCAGGCTGGATTGTTCGTAATTTTTATGATACACAAAGTGTAATGAAGAAAGATTTTCGAGAAAAGAGCATTGCGCAGGTTATAGAACAGGTTTCACAATCTGCGGGTTGGTTGGTGATCACAAGCCGGGATAATTCTGTTTTATCACTATTAGATGCGGGGCGAAGACTGCAACGAATCTGGTTAAAGGTTCGTGACAGAAATATTGCCATTCATCCGATGACACAAATTTTAGAAGAAGAAAAAACTAAAACGGCAGTTGATAACGGTATTGGCATCAAAGAGAACATCCAATTCTTATTGAGAGTTGGATATGTTGAAAATTATCCCGAGCCGGTTACGCTTCGCCGTCACATTAACTTGTTTGTTAATAATTGA
- a CDS encoding SLC13 family permease yields the protein MEKISVEKNLKTVKILPLCISVVLFCVILNFPIFQNQQAQKALALLVMVAVLWMTEAIPLSLTGLMIPVVAVFLQLVSTQDSFKEFAHPIIFLFMGGFVIAGTLSRYGLDKILAQKLIQLSKGNFYKAAIFLMLATSLSACWVSNTAATAMMIPLGLGLLGLLKIKVITAESKFLILGIAYSANIGGVITMIASPPNAIGAAVLSLSFSEWIRYSLPVFLITFPLMVIILTFYFKPDKKLSIGQMAIVRNKEIPFKMIGSIFIFTVTLWMLDSVLAPLLNIQEGFNSLVAVVAIFLIYVTNILNWKEIIHSVQWEVLLLFGGGLTLGMLIDKSGLGLLLVNEIVQLMKIVPLFLFLWIIIIFSIIMTEFMSNTASAALILPLLFTLSNQLNINPMLLVFPATIAASYGFMLPAGTPPNAMAFATGSVPQKDMMKVGLLLNLLFSVILAVFFYLIFY from the coding sequence ATGGAAAAAATATCGGTTGAAAAAAATTTAAAGACGGTAAAGATTCTACCTCTATGTATTTCTGTAGTGCTTTTCTGTGTCATTTTGAATTTTCCAATTTTTCAAAATCAGCAGGCTCAGAAAGCATTGGCATTGTTGGTTATGGTTGCCGTATTGTGGATGACAGAAGCTATTCCGCTCTCGCTTACCGGATTGATGATTCCCGTGGTTGCTGTATTTTTACAATTAGTTTCTACTCAAGATTCTTTTAAAGAATTTGCGCATCCGATCATCTTTTTATTTATGGGTGGCTTTGTAATTGCCGGCACATTAAGTAGATATGGATTGGACAAAATTTTAGCACAAAAACTGATTCAGCTTTCTAAAGGAAATTTTTACAAAGCAGCAATTTTCCTAATGTTGGCAACTTCCCTAAGTGCTTGCTGGGTAAGTAATACAGCAGCAACAGCGATGATGATTCCATTAGGTTTGGGACTGCTCGGATTACTAAAAATTAAAGTGATCACAGCTGAATCGAAGTTTCTAATTTTAGGGATTGCATATTCTGCTAATATTGGAGGCGTTATCACGATGATAGCTTCACCACCAAATGCTATTGGAGCAGCTGTCCTCAGTCTATCGTTTTCGGAATGGATAAGATATTCCCTGCCTGTTTTCCTAATCACTTTTCCTTTAATGGTTATTATTTTGACGTTTTACTTCAAACCGGATAAGAAGCTCAGTATAGGGCAAATGGCGATTGTAAGAAATAAAGAAATTCCGTTTAAGATGATAGGTTCTATATTTATTTTTACGGTGACATTATGGATGCTGGATAGTGTTTTAGCTCCATTACTAAACATACAGGAAGGTTTCAATTCACTGGTGGCAGTTGTTGCGATTTTCCTTATCTACGTTACAAACATATTGAATTGGAAAGAAATCATACATTCTGTACAGTGGGAGGTTTTGCTTCTATTCGGAGGTGGACTTACTTTAGGTATGCTGATTGATAAGAGTGGTTTGGGATTGTTACTTGTGAATGAGATCGTACAATTAATGAAAATAGTGCCATTGTTTCTATTTCTTTGGATCATCATTATATTCAGTATCATAATGACGGAGTTTATGAGCAATACAGCAAGTGCTGCTTTAATTTTGCCACTACTATTCACCCTTTCAAATCAGCTGAACATCAATCCTATGTTATTGGTATTTCCCGCGACTATTGCAGCATCTTATGGGTTTATGTTACCCGCTGGAACTCCTCCAAATGCAATGGCTTTTGCTACCGGATCAGTACCTCAGAAAGATATGATGAAAGTCGGGTTGCTACTGAATCTTCTTTTCTCAGTAATTTTAGCGGTATTTTTCTATTTGATATTTTATTGA